One part of the Megachile rotundata isolate GNS110a chromosome 16, iyMegRotu1, whole genome shotgun sequence genome encodes these proteins:
- the black gene encoding glutamate decarboxylase-like protein black: protein MRTMPVNEDTLSNSGEQPVSPLGNNCLKTVCVNGLQNNFGHASSGDEDECRNGRSGVIVNGNVKEDFHYKSLPDRQVHEKFMKSFIDMLLEDAIFKGTSRENQVVEWMEPAALHSAVNLKLSDQGVSHKELLSLARNVIKYSVKTGHPRFVNQLYSSVDPYGLLGQWLTDALNPSVYTYEVSPVFSLMEEELLCEMRKIVGWKDGRGEGLFCPGGSIANGYAINLARQYRFPQLKELGLCSGGKLIVFTSRDAHYSVKKLSAFLGIGTNNVYEVKTDARGKMCVSDLEAQIKRALEENAVPLMVSATAGTTVLGAYDPLRDIAACCKKYNLWFHVDAAWGGGALMSRKHRYLLDGIELADSVTWNPHKLLAAPQQCSTLLLRHEGLLQAAHGLRASYLFQSDKFYDTSFDTGDKHVQCGRRADVLKFWFMWKAKGTRGLEKHVDHVFELARYFTEYIRHRDGFKLVIEPECTNVCFWYVPPSKRHLQGEELSKVLQKTGPTVKERMVKKGSMLITYQPLRELPNFFRLVLQNSGLTEADMRFFAEEIERLASDL from the exons CTTTGGTCATGCATCCTCTGGTGATGAAGACGAATGCCGGAATGGTCGTTCAGGTGTCATCGTCAACGGAAACGTCAAAGAAGATTTCCATTACAAAAGCTTGCCAGACAGACAGGTCCATGAGAAGTTCATGAAGAGCTTCATTGATATGCTTCTGGAAGATGCAATTTTTAAG GGAACCTCAAGAGAGAATCAAGTGGTGGAGTGGATGGAGCCAGCTGCACTTCATTCAGCAGTCAACCTGAAACTCTCTGATCAAGGGGTGTCTCATAAGGAACTTCTCTCCCTTGCTCGAAACGTGATCAAGTACAGTGTGAAAACAGGGCATCCTCGATTTGTAAATCAACTATACTCCAGCGTGGACCCGTATGGTCTCTTGGGACAGTGGTTAACAGATGCTTTGAACCCCTCGGTTTATACATACGAAGTGTCTCCGGTGTTCTCCTTAATGGAGGAAGAATTGTTGTGTGAGATGAGGAAGATCGTTGGCTGGAAAGACGGCAGAGGAGAAGGCTTATTTTGTCCAGGTGGCTCCATCGCTAATGGTTACGCTATCAACCTGGCACGTCAATACAg ATTTCCTCAGCTAAAGGAACTGGGCCTGTGCAGTGGTGGCAAATTAATAGTTTTCACGTCCAGGGATGCTCATTATTCAGTGAAAAAACTTAGTGCGTTTCTGGGTATAGGTACCAACAACGTTTATGAAGTGAAGACAGATGCCAGAGGAAAAATGTGTGTATCAGACCTGGAAGCTCAGATCAAAAGAGCCCTCGAGGAGAATGCAGTTCCACTCATGGTCTCCGCCACAGCAGGAACAACAGTTTTAGGGGCTTATGATCCTCTGCGAGACATAGCCGCTTGCtgcaaaaaatataatttatggtTTCATGTTGATGCAGCTTGGGGAGGTGGAGCATTAATGTCTAGGAAGCATAGGTATCTGTTAGATGGTATTGAGTTAGCTGATTCTGTTACCTGGAATCCTCATAAGCTGTTGGCCGCGCCACAACAATGCTCCACGTTGTTATTGCGCCATGAAGGCCTCCTGCAGGCTGCACACGGTCTGAGAGCTAGTTACCTCTTTCAGTCAGACAAATTCTATGACACCTCCTTTGACACCGGTGACAAGCACGTGCAGTGTGGTCGTAGAGCAGACGTATTAAAATTCTGGTTCATGTGGAAAGCTAAAGGTACTCGAGGTCTTGAGAAGCATGTGGACCACGTCTTCGAGTTAGCACGGTACTTCACAGAATACATAAGACACAGAGACGGCTTCAAGTTGGTCATTGAACCTGAATGTACGAACGTGTGCTTCTGGTACGTGCCACCTTCAAAGCGTCATTTACAGGGCGAGGAGTTGTCGAAAGTTCTCCAGAAAACTGGGCCAACTGTAAAGGAGCGTATGGTGAAGAAGGGATCAATGTTAATCACTTATCAACCGCTGCGTGAACTGCCTAATTTCTTTAGGCTGGTTCTGCAAAACTCTGGACTGACTGAAGCCGATATGAGATTCTTTGCAGAGGAGATCGAGAGACTCGCCAGCGATTTATAG
- the LOC100876505 gene encoding alanine aminotransferase 1: MPLVRWWNAVIGISRFRTWEQLTAIAGSGASEDRASVRLTAPQPVVQRTAVDRTLRRGMASSASGRKVLSEDNVFTNLRKVEYAVRGPILQRALEIEKELMKGVKKPFKEVIKANVGDAHAMGQQPITFLRQVLTLTVSPSLLDDPRYPEDAKERARVLLDGCKGGSIGSYTESPGIEIIRRHVAQYIQNRDGIPSDYRNVILSNGASDAIKSFLKLFNEKLDGKASGVMIPIPQYPLYSATLTEFGLCQIGYYLDEENKWALNISELQRALDESRKYCNPRVLVVINPGNPTGQVLTRSNIEDIIRFAQKNHLFILADEVYQDNVYDKDSAFHSFKKVMTEMGEPYSKMELASFMSISKGYMGECGIRGGYAEIINMDPSVMAILMKAISVTLCPTVLGQIVMDVVVNPPKPNEPSYEQFKREKELTLRNLAEKSQLVVDTLNTIPGFRANPAMGAMYVFPRIDLPQKAIEEAKAKGMEPDAAYAFKLLEATGICVIPGSGFGQKPGTYHFRTTILPQKDKIKTMVESVKQFHLKFLEEYK; this comes from the exons ATGCCGCTGGTACGTTGGTGGAACGCTGTTATCGGGATCAGTCGGTTTAGGACGTGGGAACAACTGACTGCCATAGCGGGGTCAGGGGCGTCAGAAGACAGAGCATCCGTACGTCTGACGGCTCCACAGCCGGTAGTCCAGCGGACGGCTGTCGACAGAACACTCCGTCGTGGTATGGCGAGCAGCGCATCCGGAAGGAAAGTCCTCTCGGAGGACAATGTCTTCACGAACTTACGGAAAGTGGAATACGCGGTGCGCGGGCCCATTCTCCAGCGCGCCCTGGAGATTGAAAAGGAACTCATGAAG GGAGTCAAAAAGCCGTTCAAGGAAGTGATAAAGGCTAATGTGGGAGATGCACATGCTATGGGTCAACAACCAATAACCTTCCTGAGGCAAGTGCTGACTTTAACGGTGTCGCCGAGTCTCCTGGATGATCCTAGGTACCCCGAGGATGCGAAGGAACGGGCTAGAGTACTTTTAGATGGTTGCAAAGGAGGTAGCATTGGCTCGTACACGGAATCGCCTGGAATCGAGATCATACGCAGGCACGTGGCTCAATACATCCAGAATCGGGATGGAATTCCTTCTGATTACCGTAACGTCATCCTCTCAAATGGAGCTTCAGATGCAATCAAA TCGTTCCTGAAGTTGTTTAATGAAAAACTGGATGGAAAAGCATCCGGGGTAATGATACCCATTCCACAGTACCCTTTGTATTCTGCTACACTGACAGAATTTGGGCTCTGTCAGATAGGATATTACTTAGACGAGGAGAATAAATGGGCTCTTAATATTTCTGAGTTACAAAGAGCATTGGACGAGTCAAGAAAATACTGTAATCCTCGCGTATTGGTTGTAATAAACCCTGGCAATCCGACGGGCCAGGTTCTCACGCGTTCTAACATAGAAGACATTATTCGGTTTGCTCAAAAGAATCATCTGTTCATACTGGCGGATGAAGTCTATCAAGATAATGTGTACGACAAGGACAGTGCCTTCCACTCGTTTAAGAAAGTAATGACTGAAATGGGCGAACCGTACTCTAAAATGGAATTGGCGTCCTTCATGTCTATATCTAAAG GCTACATGGGAGAGTGTGGAATCCGTGGTGGATACGCTGAGATCATCAACATGGATCCTTCAGTTATGGCAATTTTAATGAAGGCGATCTCAGTAACGTTGTGTCCGACTGTTCTCGGCCAGATTGTGATGGATGTTGTAGTAAATCCTCCAAAACCAAACGAACCATCGTACGAACAATTCAAGAGGGAAAAAGAGCTAACGCTACGCAACTTAGCAGAAAAGTCACAGTTGGTGGTCGACACACTGAACACCATTCCAGGTTTTAGG GCGAATCCAGCCATGGGTGCTATGTATGTATTCCCGCGGATCGATCTACCCCAGAAAGCCATAGAGGAAGCAAAAGCAAAAGGTATGGAACCTGATGCGGCCTATGCCTTCAAACTGTTAGAGGCTACTGGAATATGTGTGATACCTGGCTCTGGATTTGGCCAGAAACCGGGAACGTACCACTTTAGAACCACAATCTTGCCACAAAAAGACAAGATAAAAACGATGGTTGAGAGTGTGAAACAATTCCACTTAAAGTTCCTGGAAGagtacaaataa